The Strongyloides ratti genome assembly S_ratti_ED321, scaffold srae_chrx_scaffold0000008 genome has a window encoding:
- a CDS encoding Kinesin-like protein Klp68D, with the protein MTQLTNKNTLSISRLKTNGSSEAIKVIVRCRPLSELEIKEGHHSVVSIDSNLGVIEIKNPKDLNEPPKTFTFDAIYDWNSTQSELYDETFRDLVNSVLNGFNGTIFAYGQTGTGKTFTMEGVHNDKILRGVIPNSFEHIFHHIANSTQQQYLVRASYLEIYQEEIRDLLNKDSAIRLELKERPDIGVYVKDLSSFVVKSVQEIHHVMSVGHANRSVGRTNMNEHSSRSHAIFIITIECSEVGPDGENHIRVGRLNLVDLAGSERQSKTGTLGERFKEATKINLSLSALGNVISALVDGKSSHIPYRDSKLTRLLQDSLGGNSKTIMVANIGPASYNFEETIGTLRYANRAKNIQNKPRINEDPKDALVREFQEEIARLKSMLEKRGLSSSRKRKSKKHSTMSDSTDSNVMDQSSILEYLEEQQKILELKQKEINDNTSIISEEKQKLLEDLNRRKEELMKEHKAQQNLADRIQAIQSKLLSGNSNLFDKTRKQENELENKRLEIAEQRRREREILQQLESQECSTSEINQTFTTLKQEVELKTKKLKKLYLKYQQIRSELQDISFHHSRERQDLETSVSEITKELKLKLLIVDNFIPNDVVKKLKERAYFDDDGDEWHILKSGYIRPKTSEYSNDSRLFNASLNPEDETPSLFINKDDSIPPKNKNETETNLRKFVQTLVLRPSSRPEQRRSFTIYEQQLLNKARQRIQKSSCVKPTLFANEDNLVEEIIPEEVLRFCGENILTFSCLETFPSIVKNYDITTLSQSNRAKLSNNKASTFNSSIKTNCDVMIDVSRIPAPRRAISRDSRKEQKNNKTQYSTNFSKKGDARSVQHSSQPTTAMVNISSNTSALVYPRARGLIPIPNKR; encoded by the exons ATGACACAGttaactaataaaaatacattatcTATTTCTCGACTAAAAACAAATGGAAGCTCTGAAGCCATTAAAGTTATTGTAAGATGTCGACCTTTGTCAGAATTAGAAATCAAAGAAGGCCATCATAG tgTTGTTTCAATAGATTCAAATCTTGGTGtaatagaaattaaaaatcctAAAGATTTAAATGAACCACCTAAAACATTTACATTTGATGCCATATATGATTGGAATTCAACACAAAGTGAATTATATGATGAAACATTTCGTGATTTAGTTAATTCAGTTCTTAATGGTTTTAATGGTACAATTTTTGCTTATGGTCAAACTGGTACTGGAAAAACATTTACAATGGAAGGTGTtcataatgataaaatattacgtGGTGTTATTCCAAATTCATTTGAACATATATTTCATCATATAGCTAATTCAACACAACAACAATATTTAGTAAGAGCAAGttatttagaaatttatCAAGAAGAAATACgtgatttattaaataaagatagTGCAATAAGACTTGAATTAAAAGAACGTCCTGATATTGGTGTATATGTTAAAGATTTATCATCTTTTGTTGTTAAATCTGTTCAAGAAATACATCATGTTATGAGTGTTGGACATGCTAATAGATCTGTTGGTAGAACAAATATGAATGAACATAGTAGTAGATCACAtgcaatttttataattactaTTGAATGTTCTGAAGTAGGTCCAGATGGTGAAAATCATATAAGAGTAGGTCGTTTAAACTTAGTTGATTTAGCTGGTAGTGAAAGGCAATCAAAAACTGGTACATTAGGTGAAAGATTTAAAGAAgcaacaaaaattaatttatctcTTTCTGCATTGGGAAATGTAATATCTGCATTAGTTGATGGAAAAAGTTCACACATTCCATATCGTGATTCAAAATTAACAAGATTACTTCAAGATTCACTTGGTGGTAATTCAAAAACAATTATGGTTGCAAATATTGGTCCAGCatcatataattttgaagAAACAATTGGAACATTAAGATACGCAAATAGggcaaaaaatattcaaaataaacCAAGAATTAATGAAGATCCTAAAGATGCTTTAGTAAGAGAATTTCAAGAAGAAATTGCTAGACTTAAAAGTATGCTTGAAAAGAGAGGTCTTTCAAGCAGTCGTAAACGTAAATCTAAAAAACATAGTACTATGTCTGATTCAACTGATTCTAATGTTATGGATCAATCAAgtattttagaatatttagaagaacaacaaaaaattcttgaattaaaacaaaaagaaataaatgataatactTCAATTATATCTgaagaaaaacaaaaattattagaagaTTTAAATAGAAGAAAAGAGGAATTAATGAAAGAACATAAAGCTCAACAAAATTTGGCAGATAGAATACAAGCTATACAAAGTAAACTTTTAAGTGGtaattcaaatttatttgataaaacaaGGAAACAAGAAAAtgaattagaaaataaaagattagaAATAGCAGAACAACGAAGAAGAGAAAGAGAAATATTACAACAATTAGAATCACAAGAATGTTCTACATCTGAAATAAATCAAACTTTTACAACATTAAAACAAGAAGttgaattaaaaacaaaaaaattgaaaaaactttatttaaagtatcaACAAATACGTTCTGAATTACAGGATATTTCATTTCATCATTCTAGAGAAAGACAAGACTTAGAAACATCTGTTTCTGAAATaacaaaagaattaaaattaaaattacttatagtggataattttataccaaatgatgttgtaaaaaaattaaaagaaagagCTTATTTTGATGATGATGGTGATGAATGGCATATATTAAAATCTGGATATATAAGACCAAAAACATCTGAATACTCAAATGATTCACGATTATTTAATGCTTCTCTTAATCCTGAAGATGAAACGccatcattatttattaataaagatgATTCTATACcaccaaaaaataaaaatgagaCTGAAACAAATTTAAGGAAATTTGTTCAAACATTAGTTTTACGCCCt tcATCACGACCAGAACAACGTCGTTCTTTTACGATATATGAACAACAATTATTGAATAAGGCTAGACAAAGAATTCAAAAAAGTAGTTGTGTTAAACCAACATTATTTGCAAACGAAGATAATTTAGTTGAAGAAATAATACCAGAAGAAGTTTTACGATTTTGTggagaaaatattttaacattttcttGTCTTGAGACATTCCCAtcaattgtaaaaaattatgatataaCTACTTTATCACAATCTAATAGAGcaaaattatcaaat aataaaGCATCTACATTTAATAGTagtattaaaacaaattgtGATGTTATGATTGATGTATCAAGAATTCCAGCTCCAAGAAGAGCTATTTCTCGTGACTCAAGaaaagaacaaaaaaataataaaacgcaatattcaacaaatttttcaaaaaaaggGGACGCCCGCAGCGTGCAGCACTCATCACAACCTACTACAGCGATGGTAAATATATCTTCAAATACAAGCGCACTCGTTTATCCAAGAGCACGTGGACTTATTCCTATACCAAACAAACGgtaa